The following are encoded together in the Proteiniphilum saccharofermentans genome:
- a CDS encoding NAD(P)-dependent oxidoreductase yields MKVLLATSKPFALPAVQGIQHIIESAGHKFVKLEKYENESQLLDAVKDVDALIIRSDIVNKEIMEAAPNLKIIVRAGAGYDNVDLEAATNCGICVMNTPGQNANAVAELVFGMMIYAQRNHFDGSVGRELTRRRLGLYAFGNVAKMVAKIARGFDMPVYAFSPTLTHDDLRKEGEYGVITAYTNKELFGNSDFVSLHMPLLEETRYCVDYSLLSLMPQDGLLINTARKELVVEDDLIRIMEERPAFQYVTDVKPDKHEEFLEKFPRRYFATPKKLGAQTTDANKNAGLAAANQIVAYFQNGDERFRVNL; encoded by the coding sequence ATGAAAGTACTTTTGGCAACGAGTAAGCCATTCGCTTTACCTGCTGTACAGGGGATTCAGCATATTATTGAATCTGCGGGTCATAAGTTCGTGAAGTTAGAGAAGTATGAAAATGAAAGCCAGTTGCTTGATGCTGTGAAGGACGTGGATGCTTTGATCATACGAAGTGATATTGTCAATAAGGAGATAATGGAGGCAGCCCCCAATCTGAAAATAATCGTAAGGGCAGGGGCCGGTTACGATAATGTGGATTTGGAGGCAGCTACCAATTGCGGTATCTGTGTGATGAATACCCCGGGCCAGAATGCCAATGCCGTAGCTGAGCTTGTTTTTGGCATGATGATCTATGCTCAGCGTAACCATTTCGATGGTTCGGTAGGGCGTGAGTTGACCCGCAGACGGCTGGGGTTATATGCTTTCGGGAACGTAGCAAAAATGGTGGCCAAGATAGCGAGAGGCTTCGATATGCCGGTGTATGCTTTCTCACCTACGCTTACACACGACGACTTGCGTAAAGAAGGGGAATATGGGGTAATCACTGCCTATACCAATAAGGAACTGTTCGGGAATAGTGATTTTGTATCACTCCATATGCCTTTGCTGGAAGAAACACGGTACTGTGTGGATTATTCTCTTTTGTCCCTGATGCCACAAGATGGGCTTCTTATCAATACAGCTCGTAAGGAACTGGTGGTTGAAGATGATCTCATCCGTATCATGGAAGAGCGCCCCGCTTTCCAATATGTTACTGATGTCAAGCCCGACAAACATGAGGAGTTCCTGGAAAAATTCCCGAGACGTTATTTTGCCACTCCTAAAAAATTGGGTGCGCAAACTACAGATGCTAATAAAAATGCAGGATTGGCAGCTGCCAATCAAATTGTGGCATACTTTCAGAACGGAGACGAACGTTTCAGGGTAAATCTGTGA
- the serC gene encoding 3-phosphoserine/phosphohydroxythreonine transaminase, which translates to MQKYNFNAGPCVLPRPAVESAIEAIRDFDNTGIGILEISHRTPGWERIMKETADLWKELLDIPDNYRVLLLGGGASTQFFMVPANLMKTKAAYLQTGVWAKKAIKEAKFYGEVEVVASSDDKNYSYIPKGYTIPADADYFHITTNNTIYGTEIHEDIDSPVPLVADMSSDIMSRPVDISKYGIIYGGAQKNVGPAGVAFVIVREDILGKIDRPLQTMVDYHTHISDSEKNRSMFNTPPVFPIFVMHETLKWVKEQGGVEAMHRLNKEKAGLLYDEIDRNKLFVGTAAKEDRSIMNVCFVMNEEYKDKESAFLEFAKERGMIGIKGHRSVGGFRASIYNACPKEAVEALIRCMQDFEEQA; encoded by the coding sequence ATGCAAAAGTACAATTTTAATGCTGGTCCGTGCGTACTTCCCCGGCCGGCAGTAGAGTCAGCCATTGAAGCGATACGCGATTTCGACAACACCGGAATAGGTATTCTGGAAATATCGCATCGTACTCCGGGATGGGAGCGGATCATGAAAGAGACAGCAGATTTGTGGAAAGAACTGCTTGATATTCCCGATAATTATCGGGTACTTTTGCTTGGCGGAGGAGCCAGTACACAGTTTTTTATGGTTCCGGCCAACCTGATGAAGACGAAAGCGGCATACCTGCAGACCGGGGTGTGGGCTAAAAAAGCGATCAAAGAAGCGAAATTTTACGGGGAAGTGGAGGTGGTGGCCTCTTCAGATGACAAGAACTACTCCTATATCCCCAAAGGTTATACTATTCCGGCAGATGCCGATTATTTTCATATCACAACCAATAACACCATTTACGGAACTGAGATACACGAAGATATAGATAGTCCCGTGCCATTGGTTGCAGATATGTCGTCCGACATAATGAGCCGTCCGGTAGATATTTCCAAATATGGTATTATTTACGGTGGAGCCCAAAAGAATGTGGGGCCGGCGGGTGTGGCCTTCGTAATTGTCCGTGAAGATATCCTGGGCAAGATCGACCGGCCATTGCAGACCATGGTCGATTACCATACACATATCAGCGACTCCGAAAAGAACCGTTCCATGTTCAACACACCTCCCGTATTTCCTATTTTTGTGATGCATGAGACCTTGAAATGGGTGAAGGAACAAGGTGGTGTTGAGGCGATGCACAGGCTCAATAAAGAGAAGGCGGGACTTCTCTATGATGAGATAGACCGTAATAAACTTTTCGTGGGGACTGCTGCCAAAGAAGACCGCTCCATCATGAATGTCTGCTTTGTGATGAATGAAGAGTATAAAGATAAAGAGTCCGCTTTTCTTGAGTTCGCGAAAGAGAGAGGTATGATAGGTATCAAAGGCCATCGTTCAGTAGGCGGATTCCGTGCTTCTATCTATAATGCCTGCCCAAAAGAGGCTGTAGAGGCTTTGATCCGGTGTATGCAAGACTTTGAAGAACAGGCCTGA
- a CDS encoding BlaI/MecI/CopY family transcriptional regulator has protein sequence MERLTHQEENVMLHVWQLNECAIKDVVDRMEDPKPPYTTVASIFKNLENKGYLAKRRFGNVKVFKPVISESAYKRHFLSGVVQSYFDNSYKELVSFFAKEQKITADELEEIIRLIEKKRK, from the coding sequence ATGGAACGTTTAACTCATCAGGAAGAAAATGTAATGTTGCATGTGTGGCAACTCAACGAGTGTGCCATTAAGGATGTGGTAGATAGAATGGAAGATCCGAAACCGCCCTATACTACGGTGGCATCTATCTTCAAAAACCTCGAGAATAAAGGATATCTTGCAAAGAGACGATTTGGGAATGTGAAGGTATTTAAGCCCGTGATATCGGAATCGGCCTATAAGAGGCACTTTTTATCAGGGGTAGTGCAAAGTTATTTCGATAACTCTTATAAAGAGCTGGTTTCTTTTTTTGCCAAGGAACAGAAAATTACGGCAGACGAACTTGAGGAGATTATTCGCCTTATTGAGAAGAAACGGAAGTAA
- a CDS encoding tetratricopeptide repeat protein → MAHYSAGNYKEATERLKDNIILGDSSYTTCYYLGMSLYASQLYYEAVTWLEKAYNQNNSDTNIYLLYYYGTALSWTYNRKRGIEVLAEGVEIIEKMNEMLFDFDRSFGDAYMRSGSFVKAVEYYSSAYKRDSQAHSLLYNIGYCYDLNKDYKNAINYFERFLKTAPEGWDADMEDLADGEAGKPSTTDRLYRYVALRLEKLREELFFQNNK, encoded by the coding sequence ATGGCTCATTATTCGGCAGGCAATTATAAGGAAGCGACCGAACGGTTAAAAGATAATATAATTCTGGGTGACAGTTCGTATACAACCTGTTACTATCTCGGTATGAGCCTATATGCCTCCCAATTGTATTATGAGGCCGTTACCTGGCTGGAAAAAGCATACAATCAGAATAATAGCGATACCAATATCTATCTGCTTTATTATTATGGAACAGCCCTTTCCTGGACATACAACCGGAAGAGAGGGATAGAGGTGCTGGCGGAAGGAGTGGAGATAATCGAGAAAATGAATGAGATGTTGTTTGATTTCGATCGCTCCTTTGGTGATGCCTATATGCGGTCGGGAAGTTTTGTCAAGGCCGTGGAGTATTACAGTTCGGCATATAAGCGCGATTCCCAGGCCCACTCACTACTCTACAATATTGGTTACTGCTATGATTTAAACAAGGATTATAAGAATGCGATCAACTACTTTGAACGTTTTCTAAAGACGGCTCCCGAGGGGTGGGATGCGGATATGGAGGATCTGGCAGATGGTGAAGCCGGAAAACCTAGCACCACTGACCGGCTTTACAGATATGTTGCCTTACGCCTTGAAAAATTAAGGGAGGAACTGTTCTTCCAGAATAATAAATAA
- a CDS encoding transglycosylase domain-containing protein, whose translation MWGLFGLTAGGVILFFLLVSAGMIGYIPKIEQLENPIDKYASQVISTDNALLFTYSLSDDNRILVDYSELSPHLINALIATEDIRYYSHSGIDIIGLGRVIFKTLILSQEESGGGSTITQQLAKLLYSPRANNKIERIFQKPVEWVIAAKLERFYSKDEIINLYLNKYDFNYNAVGIESAARTYFNKTPKDLSIEEAAMLIGMLKNSSLYNPQRRPEVTRDRRNVVITQMQKAGHLSKQEADSLKQLPLEIDFNRSDHIDIIAPYYRQHLAKIMMAKKPERKNYASWEGQQFVEDSISWEENPLFGWCNKNKKSDGSSYNIYTDGLKIYSTLDSRMQRHAEAAVKEHLGGYLQNQFFREKKGKSYAPYSREVSDRVDNLMMVSMRQSERYRVLKQAGLNEEEIIRNFKEKPVEMKVFSWEHREVDTLMTPWDSIRYHKNFLRTGFMAMDPLTGHVKAYVGGPDFKFFKYDSATGKRQIGSTIKPYLYTLAMEEGMSPCDGMIHGPVTLMPEVGEPWTPRNTRPASREFVSIKWGLQNSDNWVTAWLMSQFSPYAFARMLQSFGLKTPADPVVSLALGPNDASVYEMVGAYSAFIHRGIRVEPMVVTRIEDSYGNEVASFVPRMKEIFSESTSYKMLDMLKGVVDGGTGGRLRRIYNLKGQMGAKTGTTNNNSDGWFMSFTPNLVAGCWVGGDEPSIHFDQMAYGQGASMALPIHGIFYQKVYADKELNYTDNGVFDIPADFDPCHDMQRYSPDFYRNNDPVIESEGIDDIFN comes from the coding sequence ATGTGGGGTCTCTTCGGCCTCACAGCGGGAGGTGTCATCCTTTTTTTCCTACTTGTCTCCGCGGGGATGATAGGTTATATTCCCAAAATTGAACAACTGGAAAATCCGATTGACAAATACGCTTCGCAGGTAATTTCAACGGACAATGCACTGCTTTTCACCTATTCTCTAAGTGATGATAACCGTATATTAGTAGATTACTCTGAGCTCTCACCCCATCTTATCAATGCATTGATCGCTACGGAAGATATACGCTATTATTCTCATTCCGGCATCGACATTATCGGCCTGGGAAGAGTAATATTTAAGACACTTATACTCAGCCAGGAAGAAAGCGGAGGAGGTAGTACTATCACACAGCAGTTGGCAAAACTACTCTATTCACCAAGGGCTAATAATAAAATAGAACGTATTTTTCAGAAACCGGTCGAATGGGTAATTGCAGCCAAGTTGGAACGCTTTTACTCAAAAGACGAAATCATTAATCTTTATCTGAACAAATATGATTTCAACTATAATGCAGTAGGAATTGAATCTGCCGCCCGTACCTATTTCAACAAAACACCCAAAGATCTGAGCATTGAAGAAGCGGCCATGTTGATTGGAATGCTTAAAAACTCTTCCCTCTATAATCCCCAACGCCGTCCGGAAGTAACCAGAGACCGCCGGAATGTGGTAATCACACAGATGCAGAAAGCCGGCCACCTCAGCAAACAGGAAGCCGACTCTTTGAAGCAACTTCCTCTGGAAATCGATTTCAACCGTTCCGACCACATCGATATTATCGCTCCCTATTACCGTCAGCATCTCGCAAAAATAATGATGGCTAAAAAGCCGGAGAGGAAAAATTATGCGTCATGGGAAGGACAACAATTTGTTGAAGATTCGATTTCATGGGAAGAAAACCCGCTTTTCGGGTGGTGCAACAAAAATAAAAAATCGGACGGATCCAGCTATAATATCTATACTGACGGATTAAAAATTTACTCTACCCTCGATTCCCGTATGCAACGCCATGCGGAAGCAGCTGTAAAAGAACATTTGGGAGGTTATCTCCAGAATCAGTTCTTCCGTGAAAAGAAAGGAAAGAGTTATGCACCCTACTCCCGTGAAGTAAGCGACAGGGTAGACAACCTGATGATGGTCTCCATGAGGCAAAGCGAACGCTATCGTGTCCTCAAACAAGCCGGCCTCAACGAAGAGGAGATTATCCGGAACTTCAAGGAAAAACCGGTGGAAATGAAGGTCTTTTCGTGGGAACACCGGGAAGTAGATACACTCATGACACCTTGGGATTCCATCCGTTACCACAAAAATTTCCTCCGTACCGGTTTCATGGCGATGGATCCTTTGACGGGCCATGTAAAGGCCTACGTGGGAGGTCCTGATTTCAAGTTCTTTAAATATGATAGTGCCACCGGCAAACGACAGATCGGTTCTACTATCAAACCCTATCTCTACACATTGGCAATGGAGGAAGGGATGAGCCCCTGCGACGGTATGATCCACGGGCCGGTAACCCTGATGCCCGAAGTAGGAGAACCATGGACTCCACGTAATACACGTCCGGCAAGCCGAGAGTTTGTGAGTATAAAATGGGGGTTGCAGAACTCCGACAACTGGGTCACCGCCTGGCTGATGAGCCAGTTCTCACCCTATGCGTTTGCCAGGATGCTCCAGTCGTTCGGGTTAAAGACACCTGCCGATCCGGTAGTCTCCTTGGCATTAGGGCCGAATGATGCTTCCGTATATGAGATGGTGGGCGCTTATTCAGCTTTCATCCACAGAGGTATCCGTGTGGAACCGATGGTAGTGACCCGAATTGAAGATTCTTACGGAAATGAAGTGGCTTCATTCGTCCCACGGATGAAGGAGATCTTTAGCGAATCAACTTCTTACAAAATGCTCGATATGTTGAAAGGAGTTGTTGACGGTGGAACAGGTGGCCGGTTACGCCGCATCTATAACCTGAAAGGACAAATGGGTGCCAAGACCGGTACTACCAACAACAACTCCGACGGCTGGTTCATGTCCTTTACTCCCAACCTGGTAGCCGGCTGTTGGGTAGGAGGAGATGAACCCTCTATCCATTTCGACCAGATGGCTTATGGGCAGGGAGCCAGTATGGCACTACCTATTCACGGCATCTTCTATCAGAAGGTCTATGCCGATAAGGAGTTGAATTACACCGACAACGGGGTCTTTGATATCCCGGCCGATTTTGACCCCTGTCACGATATGCAGCGATATTCACCCGACTTCTACCGGAACAATGATCCGGTGATAGAAAGTGAAGGCATTGACGATATATTCAATTGA
- a CDS encoding TonB-dependent receptor — protein MKKIYIVIAALMLSAGSFAQTADSLLKRQMELERDFNPTLLDADKINSLPALREPVVQKANTNYSSWAGRTTPPLEIALPRPGNIMTDIPFSTKKGYLSFSVGNYANMDGAFGYRLVENEKNNLTFSFLHNSTNGDIKYIQSVDAKTNKAYFMDNEGRLGYRHRAEALTFNIDLSYLHSLFNYYGNRFDHPALYEDENQRLGVLDTKISIASHESELLNYRGYINFRNFSTEFGELLNSEGIKGNEVNAMVGFDKPFGDAESKLGIDGKIFTTFYNGDLDNYYLMSASPYITFGTPNSYARLGADVLFQTAAGTRARVAPNVKLQWAVTEHSSLYANVHGGFSNNTFLEMMQESRYIRPYGTVKPSYSIIDLDAGAKIGEVSGFRFDIFGGFKKTEDEHFLILDGYDVVEGGESDAHKEVLNPVYGDLSHAHIGGMIQTNIWAPLDVSVRLKKNFYSLDRVTLDEAEINDPKAYNKPGFEVDIRAAFTLTDFLKLTANYYFAGDRWSYYDGANAQMDNINDLNAGALYQINDAFSIHLRANNLLSQKYDIWYGHPAQGINASGGFTFRF, from the coding sequence ATGAAGAAGATATATATAGTTATAGCAGCATTGATGTTATCCGCCGGAAGTTTTGCTCAAACTGCAGACTCTCTGTTAAAGCGTCAAATGGAACTGGAACGCGACTTCAACCCCACCCTTCTTGATGCCGACAAGATCAATTCACTCCCGGCACTGCGAGAGCCGGTTGTCCAGAAAGCCAACACAAACTACTCCTCCTGGGCCGGACGTACGACTCCCCCATTGGAAATAGCACTACCCCGCCCGGGAAATATCATGACTGATATCCCTTTCAGCACAAAAAAGGGATATCTTTCATTCAGCGTGGGTAATTATGCCAACATGGATGGTGCTTTTGGTTATCGTCTGGTGGAAAACGAAAAAAATAACCTCACATTCTCATTTCTGCACAATTCCACAAATGGTGATATAAAATATATACAAAGTGTTGATGCAAAGACCAACAAAGCCTATTTCATGGATAATGAAGGACGTTTAGGATACCGTCACCGGGCCGAAGCGCTCACATTCAACATTGACCTCTCCTACCTTCACTCACTCTTCAATTATTATGGGAACAGATTCGACCATCCGGCTCTATATGAAGATGAAAACCAGCGTCTGGGAGTGTTGGATACAAAAATCAGCATTGCCTCACACGAATCGGAACTGCTGAATTATAGAGGATATATTAATTTCCGCAACTTCTCCACAGAATTCGGGGAACTCCTCAATTCGGAAGGAATAAAGGGGAATGAGGTGAATGCCATGGTAGGATTTGATAAACCTTTCGGCGATGCAGAAAGTAAATTGGGTATTGACGGAAAGATCTTCACCACCTTCTATAATGGTGATCTCGACAACTATTACCTGATGAGTGCCTCACCTTATATAACCTTTGGGACTCCCAACAGTTATGCCAGGTTAGGCGCCGATGTGCTTTTCCAGACTGCCGCCGGCACAAGAGCACGCGTTGCCCCCAACGTGAAACTACAATGGGCGGTGACTGAACATTCATCACTTTATGCAAATGTTCACGGCGGATTCAGCAATAACACCTTTCTCGAAATGATGCAGGAATCTCGATATATTCGTCCTTATGGCACAGTAAAACCTTCCTATTCCATTATTGATTTAGATGCCGGTGCAAAAATCGGTGAAGTCAGTGGATTCCGGTTCGACATCTTCGGTGGATTCAAAAAAACCGAGGATGAACATTTTCTGATATTGGATGGATATGATGTGGTTGAAGGAGGGGAATCGGATGCTCATAAAGAGGTACTCAACCCTGTTTATGGTGACTTGTCTCATGCGCATATCGGAGGAATGATCCAAACCAATATCTGGGCTCCGCTCGATGTATCGGTGCGATTGAAGAAGAATTTCTACAGCCTGGATCGTGTCACCCTTGATGAAGCAGAGATCAATGATCCCAAAGCCTACAACAAACCCGGTTTTGAAGTGGACATTCGTGCCGCATTCACTCTTACCGATTTCCTGAAACTTACGGCTAATTACTACTTTGCCGGAGACCGCTGGTCCTATTACGATGGGGCGAACGCGCAGATGGACAATATCAACGATCTCAATGCCGGCGCACTTTACCAGATCAACGACGCCTTCTCCATCCATCTGAGGGCAAACAACCTGTTATCTCAAAAATATGATATCTGGTATGGACATCCGGCACAGGGCATCAATGCTTCCGGTGGATTCACCTTCCGGTTCTGA
- a CDS encoding tetratricopeptide repeat protein, producing MKKIILLFTLAFIAQISIAQKTIYYTQPEQLFNRGKEMFLGGNWEGAEQLLKKFVAGSDDTYLSEEAAYMMAVSSFYRGSDNSGYIMEAFLDAHPETIHRDQVNFLIGSYHFDKKEWQAAGERFNQADLDYLTLSEQEDYSFRSAYTQLQLGNKEEATRLFGLLSQNSNKYRDAAAFYLGYIEYSSGNYAEALRRFERLQNHPEYSEEVAFYTAQATFFDGKIEEAVSLSEAFVQRYPASEHLTEAYRVLGNSYYRLGQASRAVSYYERYLSGVDRPLRGDAYFLGLSYFETGNYSKAVQMFQQAVGEPDELTQNAQLQLGQTYLRLNQKQSAQMAFEAASRNNFNPQVRETAMFNYALLAHETNFSVFSESITLFENFLKEFPNSPHKNQVNDILAETFLTTKDYNAALNAINRISNPGRRILEAKQMVLFQLGAQAFINGNMNEATQHFNNSISLGNQDAKARNNAYFWRGETYYRMGNYSNAASDFRQFTQNATSTDENYSLGWYNLGYALFKQQQYNQAVNAFQQYISAEKTRNRPEYADALNRIGDSYYFNRNFNEAERFYAQAADINPSSADYAAYQRAFVMGLQRNYQGKITALDNLMRNHPNSQYFDDALYEKSRALTMLNRESEAIAVLQRLVNDFPKSPLASQGGVQLGQLYYNTGNYQQSITAYKNVISNFPGSDDARNALISLETVYRDMNDIDNYVKYANSLPGGMRITPSRQDSLTYLAAESVYMRGNRADAESAMTKYIQSYPNGAYSSDAHYYLGVIADERKNQDLALSHFRKVIDAGNIKFLDNALIYTAQTEYGKGNFRQALADYSRLANSARNATNKQLGQMGVVRTQSKLGGYHEAARAATELLSNSNLSPETVTEARYLRGKAYQQTNETDNAMADFQFVANDTRSVYGAEAQFILADTYYRWKSYDRAESQVKEFMQKGTPHQYWMARALIVLSDTYLAKGDEFQAKQYIESLKSNYKGDEADIQQMINERLNN from the coding sequence ATGAAAAAAATAATCTTACTGTTTACCCTTGCTTTTATAGCACAGATTTCCATTGCGCAAAAGACAATATACTACACTCAGCCGGAACAGTTGTTCAATCGGGGAAAAGAGATGTTTCTTGGGGGAAATTGGGAAGGTGCGGAGCAATTACTGAAAAAGTTCGTTGCCGGGAGCGACGATACTTATTTGAGTGAGGAAGCAGCCTATATGATGGCTGTCTCTTCATTCTATAGAGGCAGTGATAACAGTGGATATATAATGGAAGCATTTCTCGACGCACATCCTGAAACCATCCACCGCGACCAAGTCAATTTCCTGATCGGCTCGTATCATTTCGATAAGAAAGAGTGGCAGGCTGCCGGAGAACGATTCAATCAGGCGGATCTCGATTACCTCACCCTTTCGGAACAGGAAGATTACAGTTTCCGGTCAGCTTACACCCAATTACAATTAGGAAACAAAGAGGAAGCTACCCGCCTATTTGGGTTACTCTCTCAAAACAGTAACAAATATCGGGATGCAGCCGCCTTTTATCTTGGATATATCGAATACTCCAGTGGAAATTATGCGGAAGCATTGCGTCGTTTTGAACGATTGCAAAATCATCCTGAATACAGTGAGGAAGTTGCTTTCTATACAGCCCAGGCAACTTTTTTCGACGGTAAAATAGAAGAAGCGGTCAGCTTGTCGGAAGCGTTCGTGCAGAGATATCCGGCAAGCGAACACCTTACCGAAGCATACAGAGTTCTCGGCAACAGTTATTACAGGCTGGGACAAGCCTCCAGGGCGGTATCCTATTACGAGAGATATCTTTCAGGCGTGGACAGGCCACTCAGGGGTGATGCATATTTCCTTGGATTATCCTATTTCGAAACCGGCAATTATAGCAAGGCTGTGCAGATGTTCCAGCAGGCGGTAGGAGAACCGGATGAACTCACTCAAAATGCACAACTGCAATTGGGGCAAACCTATTTACGGTTGAACCAGAAACAATCAGCCCAAATGGCTTTCGAAGCGGCTTCGCGGAATAATTTCAATCCTCAGGTACGTGAAACGGCTATGTTTAACTACGCATTGCTGGCCCACGAAACCAACTTCTCAGTCTTCAGTGAGTCCATCACCCTGTTTGAGAATTTTCTCAAAGAATTCCCTAATTCACCTCATAAAAATCAGGTAAACGATATTCTGGCCGAGACTTTCCTTACGACCAAAGATTATAATGCTGCCCTGAATGCTATCAACCGGATCAGCAACCCGGGACGCAGGATACTCGAAGCCAAACAGATGGTACTCTTCCAACTGGGAGCACAGGCCTTTATCAATGGCAACATGAATGAAGCCACACAGCATTTCAACAACAGCATCAGCCTGGGAAATCAGGATGCCAAAGCCCGTAATAATGCTTATTTCTGGCGAGGCGAGACATATTACAGGATGGGTAACTACAGCAATGCTGCCAGCGATTTCAGGCAATTCACCCAAAACGCCACCTCTACAGACGAAAATTACTCCCTCGGTTGGTACAACCTGGGATACGCACTCTTCAAGCAACAACAGTACAATCAGGCGGTCAATGCTTTTCAGCAATACATTTCGGCAGAGAAAACAAGGAACCGGCCTGAATATGCCGATGCACTCAACCGTATAGGTGATAGCTACTATTTTAACCGTAATTTTAACGAAGCGGAACGTTTCTATGCACAGGCAGCAGATATCAACCCTTCTTCCGCCGATTACGCCGCCTACCAGCGGGCATTTGTGATGGGATTACAACGTAACTATCAGGGAAAGATCACCGCATTGGACAACCTGATGCGCAATCACCCTAATTCCCAATACTTTGACGATGCCTTGTATGAAAAAAGCCGGGCACTCACCATGCTCAACAGGGAAAGCGAAGCCATTGCCGTACTACAACGGCTCGTAAATGATTTTCCAAAAAGTCCCCTTGCCAGCCAGGGGGGCGTTCAGTTAGGACAATTGTATTACAATACGGGTAATTATCAACAAAGTATTACTGCCTACAAAAATGTGATCTCCAACTTCCCCGGTTCGGACGACGCCCGTAATGCGCTGATCTCCCTGGAGACAGTATATCGTGATATGAACGATATCGACAATTATGTGAAATACGCCAATTCATTACCGGGCGGAATGCGGATTACACCGTCGAGACAGGACTCGCTCACCTATCTGGCAGCTGAAAGTGTGTATATGCGTGGTAATCGCGCAGATGCTGAATCAGCCATGACAAAGTATATCCAATCTTATCCCAACGGTGCATATAGCAGTGATGCCCATTACTATCTCGGAGTGATTGCCGATGAAAGGAAGAACCAGGATTTGGCACTATCCCATTTTCGGAAAGTAATTGATGCCGGCAATATAAAATTCCTTGACAACGCACTTATCTATACGGCACAAACGGAATACGGAAAGGGCAACTTCCGTCAGGCGCTTGCCGACTATTCCAGGCTGGCCAATTCAGCCCGAAACGCCACCAACAAGCAGTTGGGACAAATGGGAGTTGTACGCACCCAGTCAAAATTAGGAGGTTATCATGAAGCAGCACGTGCTGCAACCGAACTACTTTCCAACAGTAATCTTTCACCCGAAACAGTGACTGAAGCCAGATATTTACGTGGAAAGGCATACCAGCAAACGAATGAAACAGACAATGCGATGGCTGATTTTCAATTTGTAGCCAACGATACCCGCAGTGTTTATGGAGCGGAAGCGCAGTTCATCCTTGCGGATACTTATTATCGGTGGAAATCATATGATCGCGCCGAATCGCAAGTCAAGGAGTTCATGCAAAAAGGTACGCCTCACCAATACTGGATGGCTCGCGCACTTATAGTGCTATCGGACACCTATCTTGCCAAAGGAGACGAATTTCAGGCGAAACAATATATAGAAAGTCTGAAATCCAATTATAAAGGGGACGAAGCCGATATCCAACAAATGATCAATGAGAGACTCAACAATTAA
- a CDS encoding NUDIX hydrolase, with product MKHPLHQFHFCPKCGSNRFTEHNEKSKKCSGCGFIYYFNSSAAVVAVIENNKGEVLVARRAKDPAQGTLDLPGGFIDMYETAEEAVTREIGEETGLSINSSQYLFSIPNIYLYSGFEVHTVDIFFKCRVNDFNHLTAQDDVSELLFISYDKINPSDFGLVSIRKGVEKLLSENK from the coding sequence ATGAAACATCCTCTACATCAATTTCATTTTTGTCCGAAGTGCGGTTCAAACCGCTTTACCGAACATAATGAAAAGTCGAAGAAGTGTTCCGGCTGCGGATTTATCTATTATTTCAACTCATCGGCCGCCGTGGTGGCGGTAATTGAGAACAATAAAGGTGAAGTACTGGTGGCCCGCAGGGCAAAAGATCCTGCACAGGGCACCCTGGATCTTCCGGGTGGTTTCATTGATATGTACGAAACGGCGGAAGAGGCTGTCACCCGCGAGATTGGGGAAGAAACAGGCCTATCGATAAATTCATCACAATATCTGTTCTCTATTCCAAATATTTATCTATATTCGGGGTTTGAAGTGCATACTGTAGATATCTTCTTCAAGTGTAGAGTAAATGATTTCAATCATTTAACAGCTCAAGACGATGTCTCGGAATTGCTTTTTATTTCTTACGATAAAATTAATCCATCTGATTTTGGATTAGTCTCTATTCGTAAAGGAGTTGAAAAATTATTAAGTGAGAATAAATAA